A single region of the Deefgea piscis genome encodes:
- a CDS encoding LPP20 family lipoprotein, with the protein MHQLKLILVLLMTVLGLTACASSGKIAGDAMPPAVLPTKVTAVGHGAMPLGEGLSQAQRHLLAMRAAKLDAYRSLAETVAGIKIVGSSTVSAMALTSDSYKAYVEAYLRGAKIVSITPLPDGAFETILELTLGGDFYRAAPPVKEAVAAPPAAHTSAAPTPMPVVPQPLAAQISPTQNYYLSL; encoded by the coding sequence ATGCACCAACTAAAACTTATTCTTGTCTTGCTGATGACCGTGTTAGGTTTAACAGCTTGCGCTAGCTCGGGAAAAATAGCCGGTGATGCCATGCCGCCCGCGGTTTTACCCACCAAAGTAACTGCTGTGGGTCATGGCGCAATGCCACTTGGTGAAGGTTTAAGCCAAGCCCAGCGACACTTATTGGCGATGCGAGCCGCCAAGCTCGATGCGTATCGATCTTTGGCGGAAACCGTTGCTGGCATTAAAATCGTCGGTAGTAGTACTGTTTCTGCAATGGCGCTGACTAGCGATAGTTATAAAGCCTATGTTGAGGCTTATTTACGTGGCGCTAAAATCGTCAGTATTACGCCATTACCCGATGGCGCTTTTGAAACCATTTTAGAATTGACGCTCGGTGGTGATTTTTACCGTGCAGCGCCGCCAGTGAAAGAGGCGGTTGCCGCACCGCCAGCAGCGCATACATCCGCTGCGCCAACGCCAATGCCGGTGGTGCCGCAGCCATTAGCAGCGCAAATTTCACCTACTCAAAATTACTACCTCTCCTTGTGA
- a CDS encoding SPOR domain-containing protein, giving the protein MKWLFITLVIANLAVYGFSQLETPASSIELSQREKNASAVKVVTGQLGQATAVNVASEPVIASAPLATATATATATATATAKPTPTSKPTATPLAEIGRCWRWAGITGDQIDNARTKIQNLSLIASETASGESSKVWVYMPPLATLEIAKQKAAQLAEMGITDYFVVNNGGRWQNSISLGVFSNREAGERHLAELKALGVKSAVVREKDDTLKQASFSFKNLNSQQSDKLAKLSAQFSGSVLRESKCK; this is encoded by the coding sequence ATGAAATGGCTGTTTATTACACTCGTTATTGCCAATTTAGCGGTCTATGGTTTTTCTCAACTCGAAACGCCAGCGTCTTCTATTGAACTCAGTCAGCGCGAAAAAAACGCCAGTGCGGTGAAAGTCGTCACTGGACAATTAGGCCAAGCCACGGCAGTCAACGTGGCCAGTGAACCTGTAATAGCGAGCGCACCGCTGGCGACTGCAACTGCAACTGCAACTGCAACTGCAACGGCGACGGCGAAGCCAACCCCGACCAGCAAACCAACGGCAACGCCGCTTGCCGAAATTGGTCGTTGCTGGCGCTGGGCTGGCATTACTGGCGATCAAATCGACAATGCGCGCACTAAAATTCAAAACTTAAGCTTAATCGCCAGCGAAACCGCCAGTGGTGAATCCAGCAAGGTGTGGGTGTATATGCCACCGCTGGCCACATTAGAAATCGCCAAACAAAAAGCCGCGCAATTGGCCGAAATGGGCATCACTGATTATTTTGTCGTCAACAATGGTGGCCGTTGGCAAAATTCAATTTCACTTGGCGTATTTAGCAATCGTGAAGCGGGCGAGCGCCATTTGGCTGAGCTCAAAGCGCTTGGCGTCAAATCAGCAGTCGTGCGAGAAAAAGACGATACCTTAAAACAAGCGAGCTTTAGTTTTAAAAACCTCAACTCGCAGCAAAGCGATAAATTGGCTAAACTCAGCGCGCAATTTAGTGGCTCAGTATTACGCGAAAGCAAATGTAAATAA
- the gmk gene encoding guanylate kinase, producing MVKGNLLVVTAPSGAGKTTLVAALLAADSQVQLSISFTTRPPREGEVNGKDYHFVDRAEFERMIAAGELLEFAEVYGNYYGTSQLWINEVMANGRDILLEIDCQGAEQVRRLFPEAIGIFILPPCLATLESRLRGRGKDSDEVIARRLAVAKEEINHVDEFDFVIVNEHIDDAVRDMIAVVRTQRLTLARQSERHTALISSLKG from the coding sequence ATGGTCAAAGGTAATTTGCTGGTGGTGACTGCACCATCAGGCGCAGGAAAAACGACTTTGGTGGCAGCTTTGCTCGCTGCCGATAGTCAAGTTCAACTCTCGATTTCATTTACCACTCGCCCGCCACGTGAAGGCGAAGTGAATGGTAAGGATTACCACTTTGTCGATCGCGCCGAATTTGAGCGAATGATTGCGGCGGGTGAATTGTTGGAATTTGCCGAGGTGTATGGCAATTATTACGGCACTTCACAGTTGTGGATTAATGAAGTCATGGCCAATGGCCGAGATATTTTATTGGAAATCGATTGCCAAGGTGCCGAGCAAGTGCGTCGTTTATTCCCTGAAGCCATTGGCATCTTTATCTTGCCACCTTGCTTAGCCACTTTGGAAAGTCGGTTGCGTGGTCGTGGCAAAGACAGCGATGAAGTGATCGCGCGCCGTTTGGCAGTCGCCAAAGAAGAGATCAATCATGTCGATGAGTTTGATTTTGTGATCGTGAATGAGCATATCGATGATGCAGTTCGTGACATGATTGCAGTCGTGCGCACACAGCGACTGACCTTAGCGCGTCAATCTGAGCGCCATACCGCCTTGATTTCAAGCTTAAAAGGCTAA
- the thiS gene encoding sulfur carrier protein ThiS, whose amino-acid sequence MIQISINGEAKTFPAALNVTELVVALDLLGKRIAIERNGEIIAKSQYAATMLADGDVLEMVVAVGGG is encoded by the coding sequence ATGATTCAAATTTCAATCAATGGAGAAGCGAAAACTTTTCCTGCTGCGCTCAATGTCACTGAGTTAGTGGTGGCTTTAGATTTGCTCGGTAAGCGGATTGCGATTGAGCGCAATGGTGAAATCATTGCAAAAAGTCAATATGCAGCGACCATGCTAGCCGATGGGGATGTGCTGGAAATGGTGGTTGCTGTGGGTGGTGGTTGA
- a CDS encoding transglutaminase-like domain-containing protein: protein MLRNRLQHFKLFTKISSLVAPIDQRIDFDWQALSLLESHFASDQDEYLTQFRIKYALDELIESASTDTARLQRVMHWVHHLWQHNGQNTPSQNDAMTIVEEAAQGQQFRCVEYAIVLATALAALGFPARTLSLMTQDVEHKRSCGGHVVTEVYLHDLAKWVMADAQWNIMPMLNQQAANALELTQSIYQGDDRLSLQSTTAIKPKYYLKWIKPYLYYFTTRLEHRYDFNADATQIRLMPIGAQSPKVFQRKYPISAAKMTHILADFYPDKDRIKII, encoded by the coding sequence ATGTTACGCAATCGACTGCAGCATTTTAAACTATTTACAAAAATTAGCTCACTGGTTGCACCAATTGATCAGCGTATTGATTTTGATTGGCAAGCATTATCTTTATTAGAATCACATTTTGCGAGTGATCAAGATGAATATCTAACCCAATTTAGAATTAAATATGCATTAGATGAATTAATTGAGTCAGCGTCAACCGATACCGCGCGTTTGCAGCGAGTGATGCATTGGGTACATCATCTTTGGCAGCACAATGGCCAAAACACCCCCAGCCAAAATGATGCGATGACCATTGTTGAAGAGGCGGCGCAAGGGCAGCAATTTCGCTGCGTTGAATATGCCATCGTTTTGGCAACGGCCTTGGCAGCCTTGGGTTTCCCGGCAAGAACACTGAGTTTGATGACGCAGGATGTTGAGCATAAACGCTCATGTGGCGGTCATGTGGTCACGGAAGTGTATTTACATGATTTGGCCAAATGGGTGATGGCTGACGCGCAATGGAATATTATGCCAATGCTCAATCAGCAAGCGGCGAATGCGCTGGAACTCACTCAATCGATTTATCAAGGCGATGATCGTTTGAGTTTGCAGTCAACGACTGCAATTAAACCTAAATACTATTTAAAATGGATTAAGCCGTATTTGTATTACTTTACTACGCGTTTAGAGCATCGCTATGATTTTAATGCGGACGCAACGCAAATTCGCTTAATGCCAATTGGCGCTCAATCGCCTAAAGTATTTCAAAGAAAATATCCAATTTCTGCGGCAAAGATGACGCATATTTTGGCTGATTTTTATCCAGATAAAGATAGAATTAAAATAATTTAG
- the rpoZ gene encoding DNA-directed RNA polymerase subunit omega codes for MARVTIEDCLDRIPNRFDLTLAAAFRARQIENGSTPQVENNGREKPTVLALREMSAGLVGVDILTRTRS; via the coding sequence ATGGCACGTGTAACTATTGAAGATTGCCTTGATCGCATTCCTAATCGTTTTGACCTGACTTTGGCGGCTGCATTTCGTGCGCGCCAAATCGAAAACGGTTCAACCCCACAAGTAGAAAACAACGGCCGTGAAAAACCAACCGTGTTGGCATTGCGCGAAATGTCGGCAGGTTTGGTCGGTGTTGATATTCTGACTCGTACTCGTTCTTAA
- a CDS encoding thiazole synthase, whose protein sequence is MSDVFQIAGKTYQSRLIVGTGKYKDFQETRAAVDESGAEIVTVAIRRVNIGQDASQPSLLEALPPSQYTYLPNTAGCYNSEDAVRTLRLARELLDGHKLVKLEVLGDPNTLYPNVRETLKAAEILVADGFDVMVYTSDDPIIAKELEQIGCCAIMPLASLIGSGMGIINPWNLRLIIDSAKVPVLIDAGVGTASDAAIAMELGCDGILMNTAIAGARDPIRMARAMKLAVQAGRDAFLAGRVPRKLYSADPSSPVTGMIAAAK, encoded by the coding sequence ATGTCAGATGTGTTTCAAATTGCCGGTAAAACGTATCAGTCACGCTTGATTGTTGGCACAGGTAAATATAAAGATTTCCAAGAAACGCGTGCCGCCGTGGATGAGTCGGGCGCTGAGATTGTCACTGTGGCGATTCGCCGCGTCAATATTGGCCAAGATGCCAGTCAGCCGTCGTTATTAGAGGCTTTGCCGCCATCGCAATACACTTACTTACCTAATACTGCCGGTTGCTACAATAGTGAAGACGCAGTGCGTACTTTGCGTTTGGCGCGTGAATTGCTCGATGGCCACAAATTAGTCAAGCTAGAAGTCTTGGGTGACCCCAATACCTTGTATCCCAATGTGCGTGAAACGTTAAAAGCGGCCGAAATCCTCGTTGCGGATGGCTTTGATGTGATGGTGTATACGTCGGATGATCCGATTATTGCCAAAGAACTCGAGCAAATCGGTTGCTGCGCGATCATGCCTTTAGCGTCTTTGATTGGCTCGGGCATGGGGATTATTAATCCTTGGAATCTACGCCTGATTATTGATTCGGCCAAAGTGCCGGTGTTGATCGACGCCGGTGTTGGTACTGCATCGGACGCGGCGATTGCGATGGAGCTCGGTTGCGATGGTATTTTGATGAATACCGCGATTGCCGGCGCGCGCGACCCAATTCGGATGGCCAGAGCGATGAAATTGGCGGTCCAAGCTGGTCGCGATGCCTTTTTGGCGGGCCGTGTTCCGCGCAAACTGTATAGCGCTGATCCATCAAGCCCAGTGACCGGGATGATTGCTGCGGCGAAATAA
- a CDS encoding GNAT family N-acetyltransferase: MSLIRYANLDDLDALAAVFDAYRVFYQMPSDLALARQFLGERLALGESVILLAEGDSGAVQGFIQLYPLFSSSLCQRILLLNDLYVIESARGQGVARQLMQKAAAHAKAVGAARLELSTAHSNTRAQALYESLAYQLDREFRYYSLAV, translated from the coding sequence ATGAGCTTAATTCGCTACGCTAATTTAGATGATCTGGATGCTCTGGCTGCCGTTTTTGACGCTTACCGAGTGTTTTATCAAATGCCCAGTGATTTGGCTCTTGCGCGGCAATTTTTAGGTGAGCGCTTGGCTTTGGGTGAGTCGGTGATTTTACTCGCCGAAGGTGATTCTGGTGCGGTGCAGGGTTTTATCCAACTGTACCCCTTATTTAGTTCATCGCTATGCCAGCGCATTTTATTACTCAATGATTTATACGTGATTGAATCGGCGCGCGGGCAGGGCGTTGCGCGTCAGTTAATGCAAAAAGCCGCAGCACATGCCAAAGCCGTTGGTGCAGCACGACTTGAACTCTCTACTGCGCACAGCAATACCCGGGCGCAAGCTTTGTATGAATCGTTGGCGTATCAACTCGATCGCGAGTTTCGTTATTATTCCTTGGCCGTTTGA
- a CDS encoding DUF4870 domain-containing protein, producing the protein MNEIEINPTPSRESQNIILLIWLGTLFFGFIPSLIIYLVKQDDAAVTDQAKEALNWSITTMLGYAVGWVLMFVLIGFLILPVVAICHLIFCILGVVNASKAQPYRLPFNLRLLK; encoded by the coding sequence ATGAATGAAATCGAAATCAACCCAACACCGAGTCGCGAAAGCCAAAATATTATTTTGCTGATCTGGCTTGGCACTTTATTTTTTGGTTTTATCCCGTCTTTGATTATTTATTTAGTCAAGCAAGACGATGCCGCAGTAACTGATCAAGCCAAAGAAGCACTTAATTGGTCGATCACCACCATGCTAGGCTACGCCGTAGGCTGGGTACTGATGTTTGTTTTGATCGGTTTTTTAATCTTGCCGGTGGTCGCAATTTGCCATTTGATTTTTTGCATTTTAGGGGTCGTTAACGCCAGCAAAGCGCAGCCTTATCGCCTGCCATTCAATTTACGCTTACTAAAATAA
- a CDS encoding type III pantothenate kinase gives MMRQAAYLLLDLGNSRIKWRHSPSGCSGVAHTSSELWQQCANLPAGAQILGCAVGAADLQQQIDQLFSQHWQVRPQWLQVTRHALGIVNHYPQLHEQGPDRWAAILGARQHFPQQNLLVVSAGTAIVIDTLLANGDYLGGSIAPGLGLMKSALHQATARLPHASGTLQAFPQSTLDAIETGCVRAIIGSIEQALSAAIAHGHPIEQVLVFGGDAAYLQPLLNAKAIAVDNLVLDGLAALLTADAGTLNP, from the coding sequence ATGATGCGCCAAGCCGCTTATTTATTACTTGATTTAGGCAATAGCCGCATCAAATGGCGACATAGCCCATCGGGCTGCAGCGGCGTTGCCCATACCAGCAGCGAGCTGTGGCAACAATGCGCCAATTTACCCGCTGGCGCGCAAATTTTAGGTTGCGCGGTGGGTGCTGCTGATTTACAACAGCAAATCGATCAACTCTTTAGCCAGCACTGGCAAGTGCGGCCGCAATGGCTGCAAGTCACTCGCCATGCGCTAGGGATTGTAAATCACTATCCACAGCTTCACGAGCAAGGCCCTGATCGCTGGGCGGCAATTTTAGGCGCTCGCCAGCACTTTCCACAGCAAAACCTCTTGGTTGTTTCGGCGGGCACCGCCATTGTCATCGATACCCTACTGGCCAATGGCGATTATTTAGGCGGCAGCATCGCCCCGGGCCTTGGGCTGATGAAATCGGCGCTGCATCAAGCCACAGCCCGCTTGCCGCACGCCAGCGGCACGCTGCAAGCGTTTCCTCAATCAACACTCGACGCCATCGAAACCGGCTGTGTGCGGGCCATCATCGGCTCAATCGAGCAAGCACTGAGCGCCGCCATTGCCCATGGTCATCCCATCGAGCAAGTGCTGGTATTCGGTGGCGATGCCGCCTATTTACAACCTTTACTTAACGCCAAGGCGATTGCGGTGGATAATCTGGTACTCGACGGTTTAGCCGCTTTACTCACTGCAGACGCAGGAACATTAAACCCATGA
- a CDS encoding RelA/SpoT family protein has translation MQSLSITSADVPALIDAPEVIEEASLFLNEKTAYLKNEDREMLFSAFLFAEAAHRGQMRQSGEPYISHPLAVAGILTLWKLDAQALAAALLHDVMEDSGVTKLELTERYGKAVAELVDGMSKIDKLEFQSKEEAQAENFRKMLLAMARDLRVMLIKLADRLHNMRTMDSMRADKQKRIARETMEIYAPIANRIGLNGVYQELDDLAFKYIHPRRYYVLSKALKAARGNRREVLQKILDSIQAKLQTQHIEAVVTGREKNLFSIYRKMQEKHLSFSEVLDIYAFRVIVKDVAHCYLTLGALHALYKPIPGKFKDYIAIAKTNGYQSLHTTLFGPYGTPIEVQIRTSEMHRIADAGVASHWMYKSGDEGFSEVQQKTHQWLQSLLELQSESGDAVEFLEHIKVDLFPDQVYVFTPKGTILSLPNGSTCVDFAYAVHTDIGNRCIAAKVNHELVPLRNKLKNGDHVEIVMAAHAKPNPSWLAFVTTGKARSQIRHFLRTMRFDESVHLGERLLNQAFSALHQPLQVSDEVWEKYLRESGEKSRDSVLADVGLGQKLGVVVAKRLLQLAGTWSEDGRQGKKPMSVSIRGTEGMAIQFARCCNPIPGDPILGFVKKDQGLVVHTHDCPQVSKGRIDAEKLIDVDWDPEVARMFDVPVKVLAENERGTLAALAAAIADADADISAVTMGDMVDSHERYLSVQFTLQVSNRLHLARVLKSLRSLPTVYRLQRVRAL, from the coding sequence ATGCAGAGTCTCTCTATCACTTCAGCGGATGTACCGGCGTTAATTGATGCGCCGGAAGTGATTGAGGAGGCAAGCCTTTTTTTAAATGAAAAAACGGCTTACCTCAAAAATGAAGACCGAGAGATGTTGTTCTCGGCTTTTTTGTTTGCCGAGGCGGCGCATCGTGGTCAGATGCGTCAGTCTGGTGAACCTTATATTTCGCATCCCTTAGCTGTAGCGGGCATTCTTACGCTATGGAAACTGGACGCACAAGCTTTAGCTGCTGCTTTATTACACGATGTGATGGAAGACAGCGGTGTGACTAAGCTCGAATTGACTGAGCGCTACGGCAAAGCCGTTGCCGAGCTGGTTGATGGCATGAGCAAGATCGACAAGCTGGAGTTTCAAAGTAAAGAAGAAGCTCAAGCTGAGAATTTCCGTAAAATGCTCTTGGCCATGGCGCGTGATTTACGCGTGATGCTGATTAAGCTGGCGGATCGTTTGCATAATATGCGCACGATGGACTCAATGCGGGCGGATAAGCAAAAACGCATTGCCCGCGAAACCATGGAAATTTACGCGCCGATTGCCAATCGCATTGGCCTAAATGGTGTTTATCAAGAGCTCGATGATTTAGCGTTTAAATACATTCATCCGCGGCGATATTATGTTTTATCCAAAGCATTAAAAGCAGCGCGCGGCAATCGCCGAGAAGTGCTGCAAAAAATCCTCGATTCAATTCAAGCCAAATTACAGACTCAGCACATTGAGGCGGTGGTGACTGGTCGAGAAAAAAACTTATTTTCGATTTATCGCAAAATGCAAGAAAAGCATCTGAGCTTTTCTGAAGTCTTGGATATTTATGCGTTTCGGGTCATCGTTAAAGACGTTGCTCATTGCTATCTGACTTTGGGGGCTTTGCACGCGCTGTATAAGCCGATTCCGGGTAAGTTTAAAGATTACATTGCCATTGCTAAAACCAATGGTTATCAAAGTTTGCACACGACCTTATTTGGCCCTTACGGTACGCCGATTGAGGTGCAAATCCGCACCAGTGAAATGCATCGTATTGCCGATGCAGGTGTTGCCAGTCACTGGATGTATAAAAGCGGTGATGAAGGCTTTTCTGAAGTTCAGCAAAAAACCCATCAATGGCTGCAGTCTTTGCTTGAGCTGCAATCTGAAAGTGGCGATGCGGTTGAGTTTCTTGAGCACATCAAAGTCGATTTATTCCCGGATCAAGTGTATGTGTTTACGCCCAAAGGCACGATTTTAAGTCTGCCCAATGGCTCGACCTGCGTTGATTTTGCCTACGCCGTGCATACCGATATTGGCAACCGCTGTATTGCTGCCAAGGTCAATCACGAGCTGGTGCCACTGCGCAATAAACTTAAAAATGGCGATCACGTCGAGATCGTCATGGCCGCGCATGCCAAGCCTAATCCAAGCTGGCTGGCCTTTGTCACCACCGGTAAAGCGCGCTCACAAATTCGGCATTTCTTACGCACCATGCGCTTTGATGAATCGGTGCATTTGGGCGAGCGCTTGCTCAATCAAGCTTTTTCCGCCTTGCATCAGCCTTTGCAAGTCAGTGATGAAGTGTGGGAAAAATATTTGCGCGAAAGTGGCGAAAAATCGCGTGATTCGGTACTCGCCGATGTCGGCTTAGGGCAAAAACTAGGCGTGGTAGTGGCTAAGCGCTTATTGCAACTAGCCGGCACTTGGTCGGAAGACGGACGCCAAGGTAAAAAACCGATGTCGGTGTCGATTCGTGGTACCGAAGGCATGGCGATTCAATTTGCGCGCTGTTGCAATCCAATTCCTGGCGATCCGATTTTAGGTTTTGTAAAAAAAGACCAAGGCTTGGTCGTGCATACGCATGATTGCCCACAAGTATCTAAAGGTCGCATCGACGCTGAAAAATTGATCGATGTCGATTGGGATCCTGAAGTTGCTCGAATGTTTGATGTGCCGGTGAAAGTATTAGCAGAGAATGAGCGCGGTACTTTGGCGGCATTAGCGGCTGCCATTGCCGATGCCGATGCAGATATTTCGGCGGTAACGATGGGCGATATGGTCGATTCACATGAGCGTTATTTGAGCGTGCAATTTACGCTGCAAGTGAGTAATCGCTTACATTTAGCGCGGGTGTTAAAGAGTTTACGCAGTTTGCCGACGGTGTATCGTTTGCAGCGGGTGCGCGCGCTGTAG
- a CDS encoding flagellar assembly protein T N-terminal domain-containing protein encodes MAWAAEFEGIAPVGLDGLAAARTLAVQDALENAALFNGAQVTSLSVKKQGQWGESTQVSGTPQGDYQLLREWQSNGFIHVVVNIAPPAAPVSKASAPTQRPRPANTARCDLDDLRRKVLISYFWIEHPAQTQDLDRFPEGIQIELVRQLYDSQQFLPQRAPGVAVFDVLPQFVDPLLQPERVRALAQQYSVQFIVGGIVRDTSTLGERYTLAYGSDLRPYEKKSVASLPILNFAQVGVKAVPAARRFDLDLFVFDGVSGALVNRHRIAGKANGEVVQDLGSALGTAGFAATDYGRLVTDKLKEASTLVAQDLSCIPFSAKITRVEKNSVYVDAGYTSNLRPGDTLQVYRISPTVMPVDSANFAPTMRLGMPEQKGGTFTVQQVQPLFAMGRIDGLKVEPGDYVRFVGSERNND; translated from the coding sequence ATGGCATGGGCCGCTGAATTTGAAGGAATTGCGCCAGTCGGTTTAGATGGGCTGGCGGCGGCGCGAACATTGGCGGTGCAAGACGCGCTAGAAAATGCCGCGCTGTTTAATGGCGCGCAAGTGACGAGTTTAAGCGTCAAAAAACAAGGGCAATGGGGCGAATCGACCCAAGTGAGCGGTACGCCGCAAGGTGATTATCAGCTGCTGCGAGAGTGGCAAAGCAATGGCTTTATCCACGTTGTCGTCAATATTGCGCCACCGGCTGCGCCGGTGAGCAAAGCCAGTGCGCCCACTCAGCGTCCACGTCCAGCCAACACCGCACGTTGTGATTTGGATGATTTACGCCGCAAGGTGTTGATTTCGTATTTTTGGATTGAGCATCCGGCACAAACGCAAGATTTAGATCGGTTTCCCGAAGGGATTCAAATCGAGCTGGTTCGCCAGTTGTACGACAGCCAACAGTTTTTACCGCAGCGCGCACCGGGCGTCGCAGTGTTTGATGTATTGCCGCAATTTGTCGATCCTTTATTGCAACCGGAACGTGTACGCGCCTTGGCGCAGCAATATTCAGTGCAATTTATCGTTGGCGGCATTGTGCGTGATACCTCAACGCTCGGCGAGCGCTACACCCTTGCTTACGGCTCTGATCTGCGTCCTTATGAAAAAAAATCAGTGGCGAGTTTACCGATTCTTAATTTTGCCCAAGTTGGCGTCAAAGCGGTTCCTGCCGCACGCCGCTTTGATTTAGATTTATTTGTCTTTGATGGTGTATCGGGGGCATTGGTGAATCGGCACCGAATTGCAGGCAAAGCCAATGGCGAAGTGGTGCAAGATTTGGGCAGTGCTTTGGGTACCGCAGGCTTTGCTGCGACTGATTATGGCCGCTTAGTGACGGATAAACTCAAAGAAGCCAGCACCTTAGTGGCACAAGATTTAAGCTGTATTCCGTTTTCGGCCAAAATTACTCGGGTTGAAAAAAACTCGGTGTATGTCGATGCAGGCTATACATCTAATCTACGGCCTGGCGATACCCTGCAGGTATATCGCATTTCGCCGACGGTAATGCCGGTTGATTCGGCCAATTTCGCGCCGACAATGCGTTTAGGTATGCCAGAACAAAAAGGCGGCACATTCACGGTGCAACAAGTGCAGCCCTTATTTGCAATGGGAAGGATCGACGGCTTGAAAGTGGAGCCGGGTGATTATGTTCGTTTTGTTGGATCGGAGCGAAATAATGATTAA
- the trmB gene encoding tRNA (guanosine(46)-N7)-methyltransferase TrmB, with product MENEQNPIVDSEDNALKQRRIRSFVLRQGHLSSGQARALEEFGPQFCIDYSPNALDLEQAFGRNAPRVLEIGFGMGTATAEIAAQRPETDFLGVEVHTPGVGSLLKLIGEQSLSNLRIVQHDAVEVLENMLPVDSLAGAHIFFPDPWHKSRHNKRRLIKPEFVAQLVSRIQSGGYLHLATDWEDYAMQMLAVLSAEPTLENTATSPTGFAERPEYRPLTKFENRGIKLGHGVWDLVFKKK from the coding sequence ATGGAAAACGAACAAAATCCCATCGTTGACAGCGAAGACAATGCATTAAAACAACGCCGTATTCGTAGCTTTGTTTTACGCCAAGGCCATTTGTCGAGCGGTCAAGCGCGGGCTTTAGAAGAATTTGGTCCGCAGTTTTGCATTGATTACAGCCCGAATGCGCTGGATTTAGAGCAAGCATTTGGTCGCAATGCGCCGCGCGTTTTAGAAATCGGTTTTGGCATGGGCACGGCCACAGCAGAGATTGCGGCGCAGCGGCCAGAGACCGACTTTTTAGGCGTTGAAGTGCATACGCCAGGCGTGGGTAGCTTATTAAAATTGATTGGTGAGCAGTCATTAAGCAATTTGCGCATCGTGCAACATGATGCGGTTGAAGTGTTAGAAAACATGCTGCCGGTAGATAGTTTGGCTGGCGCGCATATTTTCTTTCCAGATCCATGGCATAAATCGCGCCACAATAAGCGCCGCTTAATTAAGCCTGAATTTGTTGCGCAATTGGTATCGCGGATTCAATCGGGTGGTTATTTACATTTGGCAACCGATTGGGAAGATTATGCGATGCAAATGTTGGCGGTGTTAAGCGCTGAGCCAACGCTAGAAAATACTGCGACCAGTCCAACAGGCTTTGCTGAGCGTCCAGAATACCGTCCGCTGACTAAGTTTGAAAACCGCGGCATTAAATTAGGCCATGGTGTTTGGGATTTAGTGTTTAAGAAAAAATAA